One genomic window of Desulfomonilia bacterium includes the following:
- the iolD gene encoding 3D-(3,5/4)-trihydroxycyclohexane-1,2-dione acylhydrolase (decyclizing), which produces MSSYKMTVAQALVKFLNNQYVSFDGRKEKFVRGIMNIFGHGNVLGLGQALEEDSGDLLIIQGKNEQAMTHAAVAFAKQKMRRQIFACTSSVGPGAANMLTAAATATANRIPVLILPGDTFATRQPDPVLQQVENFMDVSISTNDAFKAVSRYWDRINRPEQLMTAMINAMRVLTDPENTGAVTIALPQDVQAEVYDYPDYFFKKRVHKIERRIPSPDSIKAAAALISNKKKPLLIFGGGAKYSDASVPFLMIAEEFGIPWGETQAGKGMLMSSHPLNLGGIGVTGTLAANRIAKEADLIIGVGTRYTDFTTASKSLFENKEVDFLNINVCGFDAYKLDAVKVQADAKLSLELIYKELKNLKYVSGYKDEITRAKNEWQRELERLRGIRYEKGLKPEVCGQMDEILGEFRESSGSTLTQTRAIGIINEMLGRDDVIIGASGSLPGDLQRMWDVKGENTYHMEYGYSCMGYEINGGLGVKIAEGDEKEVFAFAGDGSYLMLHSELLTSIQEGRKINVLLFDNAGFGCINNLQMGHGMESFYTEFRKRDNKSGKACGELIKVDYAKNAASYGCITFTVRNEEDLVKALRAAKKTKTSTLIDIKVMPKTMTKGYESWWNVGLAQTARKKEIIDKGNDLKETRRRIRKY; this is translated from the coding sequence ATGAGTTCATATAAAATGACTGTTGCACAGGCCCTGGTTAAATTCCTCAACAACCAGTATGTAAGTTTCGATGGCCGAAAAGAAAAATTTGTCAGAGGCATAATGAATATATTCGGCCATGGAAACGTTCTGGGGCTGGGGCAGGCTCTCGAAGAAGATTCCGGGGACCTGCTGATAATACAGGGAAAGAACGAGCAGGCCATGACACATGCGGCTGTTGCATTCGCCAAACAGAAGATGAGGAGGCAGATATTCGCCTGCACTTCCTCTGTCGGACCGGGTGCCGCCAACATGCTTACCGCAGCCGCTACGGCTACGGCAAACAGGATACCTGTGCTGATTCTTCCCGGCGACACATTCGCCACACGTCAGCCAGACCCTGTTCTTCAGCAGGTGGAAAATTTCATGGATGTCTCGATAAGCACGAATGATGCATTCAAGGCGGTTTCCCGGTACTGGGACAGGATAAACCGGCCGGAGCAGCTCATGACCGCCATGATAAACGCAATGAGGGTGCTTACCGATCCTGAAAATACGGGAGCCGTCACAATAGCCCTGCCGCAGGATGTTCAGGCTGAGGTCTATGACTATCCCGACTATTTTTTTAAAAAACGTGTTCACAAGATTGAAAGAAGGATACCATCACCTGATTCAATAAAGGCTGCCGCCGCTCTCATATCAAATAAGAAAAAGCCGCTTCTGATATTCGGAGGCGGTGCAAAATATTCAGATGCATCGGTCCCATTTTTGATGATTGCGGAAGAATTCGGAATACCCTGGGGCGAAACTCAGGCGGGGAAAGGGATGCTCATGTCATCCCACCCTCTAAATCTCGGCGGCATCGGTGTGACAGGCACACTCGCGGCAAACAGAATCGCGAAAGAGGCTGATCTGATTATAGGTGTAGGCACGAGATATACTGATTTTACAACAGCCTCCAAATCTCTTTTTGAAAACAAGGAAGTCGATTTCCTGAACATAAATGTCTGCGGATTCGATGCGTACAAGCTGGATGCAGTAAAGGTCCAGGCCGATGCAAAGCTTTCTCTGGAGCTTATTTATAAAGAACTCAAAAATCTGAAATACGTTTCCGGATATAAAGATGAAATAACCCGCGCGAAGAATGAATGGCAGCGGGAACTTGAAAGGCTCAGAGGCATCAGGTACGAAAAAGGGCTCAAGCCTGAAGTCTGCGGGCAGATGGATGAAATCCTCGGCGAGTTCAGAGAAAGCTCGGGTTCCACGCTCACTCAAACCAGGGCAATTGGAATAATAAATGAAATGCTTGGCAGGGACGATGTAATAATAGGCGCTTCAGGGAGCCTTCCCGGTGATCTGCAGAGGATGTGGGACGTAAAGGGCGAGAATACCTATCATATGGAATACGGATATTCATGCATGGGATACGAAATAAACGGAGGGCTCGGCGTCAAGATAGCGGAAGGAGATGAAAAGGAGGTTTTTGCTTTCGCAGGCGACGGGTCGTACCTGATGCTCCACTCCGAACTCCTGACATCCATCCAGGAAGGAAGAAAAATCAATGTGCTCCTTTTTGACAATGCAGGCTTCGGCTGCATCAACAACCTCCAGATGGGGCATGGCATGGAAAGCTTTTATACGGAATTCAGGAAGCGGGATAATAAATCAGGCAAGGCCTGCGGAGAGCTCATTAAGGTTGATTATGCAAAGAACGCCGCAAGTTATGGATGCATAACGTTTACGGTCCGTAATGAAGAAGACCTTGTCAAGGCGTTAAGGGCTGCAAAAAAGACAAAGACATCAACTCTTATAGACATTAAAGTAATGCCCAAGACTATGACGAAAGGCTATGAAAGCTGGTGGAATGTGGGTCTTGCGCAGACTGCAAGAAAGAAGGAGATCATTGATAAGGGGAATGACCTGAAGGAAACCCGCAGAAGGATAAGAAAATACTAG
- a CDS encoding long-chain fatty acid--CoA ligase: MQQRWEYNKPDNLVDLCEEGVRRFANNRLFGVKTADGKSLNWSTYSEIGKRVDNLRAGLALLGVEKGDSVGIISNNCPEWAIAAFASYGRGAIYVPMYEAELIKICKYIIRDSGVKVLFVSKKSIYEKVKDFPAEITSLEKIILIEGDGPGTMKALEAEGAKKPVPSIKPDPYDVATIIYTSGTTGDPKGVLLSHGNYTHMARCGCLKFPELDETSVSISILPWAHVFGQCAELYGWFRFGGSIGFMEKTETLLNDIALIRPKYIIAVPRIFNKIYMALFSKIKEEGGMAEKLFMMGVNAAKERRELMAEGRRSLLNEIKFRFADKVVFKKIRERFGGRLEGALTASATMNVEVAQFFFDIGIPVFDCYGLTETSPGVTMNCFRSYRLGSVGQLLDRITVKIDKSVVEPGATDGEIIVYGPSVMLGYHKKPEETRAVMTEDGGFRTGDRGKFDEDGFLYITGRIKEQFKLENGKYVFPASLEEDIKLNPVALNAMIFGEGKPYNICLVYPDYKLLKKYAESKGLPTRIDEMAASAEIIKYVEDEIAKSLKGRYGGYEIPKKVILMKEDFTVENGMMTHTMKLKRKIITEKFKEDISRQY, encoded by the coding sequence ACCTGTGCGAAGAAGGGGTAAGACGTTTTGCAAACAACAGGCTTTTCGGAGTCAAAACAGCGGACGGCAAGTCTCTCAACTGGTCAACCTATTCAGAAATAGGGAAGAGGGTGGACAATCTTCGCGCCGGACTTGCCTTGCTCGGTGTCGAAAAAGGCGACTCCGTGGGCATCATATCCAACAACTGTCCTGAATGGGCTATTGCTGCCTTCGCTTCATACGGCAGGGGCGCGATATACGTTCCGATGTACGAGGCCGAACTCATAAAAATCTGCAAATATATAATCAGGGACAGCGGTGTGAAGGTCCTCTTCGTATCGAAAAAATCCATTTATGAGAAGGTGAAGGATTTTCCCGCTGAAATAACTTCGCTTGAAAAAATAATACTTATCGAAGGCGACGGGCCCGGAACCATGAAGGCACTGGAGGCGGAAGGCGCAAAAAAACCCGTTCCTTCAATCAAACCGGACCCGTATGACGTGGCGACGATAATCTACACATCAGGCACGACCGGAGATCCGAAGGGTGTTCTGCTCTCCCACGGCAACTATACGCATATGGCCAGATGCGGCTGCTTGAAATTCCCTGAGCTCGACGAGACATCAGTAAGCATATCCATATTGCCGTGGGCGCATGTCTTCGGTCAGTGTGCTGAACTTTACGGATGGTTCCGGTTCGGCGGTTCCATTGGATTCATGGAAAAGACGGAAACACTGCTGAACGACATCGCACTTATCAGGCCGAAATATATAATCGCCGTTCCCAGGATATTCAATAAGATATACATGGCGCTTTTCTCGAAGATAAAGGAAGAGGGCGGCATGGCGGAAAAGCTGTTCATGATGGGCGTGAATGCTGCCAAGGAGAGAAGGGAGCTTATGGCGGAAGGCCGCAGGAGCCTCTTAAACGAAATCAAATTCAGGTTTGCAGACAAGGTCGTATTCAAGAAGATAAGGGAAAGGTTCGGCGGAAGGCTGGAAGGCGCATTGACGGCGAGTGCGACGATGAACGTCGAAGTTGCGCAGTTCTTTTTCGACATAGGGATTCCTGTATTTGACTGCTACGGACTGACCGAAACTTCGCCAGGCGTTACAATGAACTGCTTCAGATCGTACAGGCTTGGAAGTGTAGGACAGCTGCTCGACAGGATAACTGTGAAAATCGATAAGTCCGTCGTCGAACCTGGTGCCACCGACGGCGAGATAATCGTCTACGGACCGAGCGTCATGCTCGGCTATCATAAAAAGCCTGAAGAAACCAGGGCCGTAATGACAGAGGACGGCGGGTTCAGGACAGGCGACAGGGGAAAGTTCGACGAGGACGGTTTTCTCTACATCACGGGCCGAATCAAGGAACAGTTCAAGCTCGAAAACGGCAAGTATGTCTTCCCTGCATCGCTCGAGGAGGATATCAAGCTCAATCCTGTCGCGCTTAATGCGATGATATTCGGTGAGGGAAAGCCGTACAACATCTGCCTTGTGTATCCCGACTACAAACTGCTCAAGAAATATGCGGAAAGCAAGGGCCTGCCGACAAGGATTGATGAAATGGCCGCAAGCGCAGAGATTATTAAATATGTGGAAGATGAGATCGCTAAAAGTCTTAAAGGCAGATACGGCGGATACGAGATCCCCAAGAAGGTCATTCTGATGAAGGAGGATTTCACGGTAGAAAACGGCATGATGACGCATACAATGAAACTCAAGCGAAAGATAATAACGGAAAAGTTCAAAGAGGATATATCAAGGCAGTACTGA
- the iolE gene encoding myo-inosose-2 dehydratase, with product MISKRKVKLGIAPIAWTNDDMPDLGAENTFEQCISEMALAGFSGTEIGNKYPKDAAILKKYLDMRGLQVCNAWFSTYFTSRPEEETIRAFIRHRDFLHALGAKIIGASEQGNSIQGRLDTPILGSKPVYTDKEWAQVTVGLERLASLAAEKGMKLSYHHHMGTGIQDMDEIDELMARTKNVWLLYDTGHAVFAGIDHVRLLEKYISRIIHVHLKDARKHVLARVGPEKMSFLNAVREGAFTVPGDGMIDFEPVFKILEEYGYKGWFVVEAEQDPSKANPFEYALKARRFIKEKAGI from the coding sequence GTGATAAGCAAAAGGAAAGTGAAGCTTGGAATTGCTCCCATTGCATGGACAAACGATGACATGCCTGACCTGGGTGCGGAAAACACATTCGAGCAATGCATCTCTGAAATGGCGCTTGCGGGTTTTTCCGGCACCGAAATAGGGAACAAGTATCCCAAAGATGCAGCGATACTCAAAAAATATCTGGATATGCGGGGTCTTCAGGTTTGCAATGCGTGGTTCAGCACATACTTTACATCCAGGCCCGAGGAAGAAACGATAAGGGCTTTCATAAGGCACAGGGATTTTCTGCATGCCCTGGGGGCAAAGATTATAGGCGCCTCGGAGCAGGGAAACAGTATTCAGGGAAGGCTTGACACGCCCATACTCGGAAGCAAACCCGTATATACCGACAAGGAATGGGCGCAGGTGACAGTTGGACTTGAGAGGCTTGCATCACTGGCCGCGGAAAAGGGCATGAAGCTAAGCTATCATCATCACATGGGTACTGGCATTCAGGATATGGACGAGATAGACGAGCTTATGGCAAGGACGAAAAACGTCTGGCTGCTCTATGATACTGGGCATGCGGTTTTTGCCGGGATAGATCATGTAAGGCTTCTGGAGAAGTATATTTCAAGGATCATTCATGTTCATCTGAAAGATGCAAGAAAACATGTTCTTGCGCGGGTCGGGCCGGAGAAGATGAGCTTCCTCAATGCAGTGAGGGAAGGGGCGTTTACTGTCCCGGGCGACGGGATGATTGATTTCGAGCCGGTCTTTAAGATACTCGAGGAATACGGATACAAAGGATGGTTTGTCGTAGAGGCCGAGCAGGACCCGTCTAAAGCAAACCCGTTCGAATATGCACTGAAGGCGAGAAGATTTATAAAAGAAAAGGCCGGCATTTAA
- a CDS encoding 5-deoxy-glucuronate isomerase, translated as MIIRQVSGFKNGYNEITASGRIYPQMLMDFGILKLMKGGSFGDDSKSEKAYLLLAGEINLQWGKDSRLIRRGSCFDENPWCLHVSENTRVNIEALDESEIAIIRTENKTVFEPKLYEPAGCSVEERGKGTMRETSTRLVKTIFDNSNAPYSNLVLGEVIGFPGKWSSYPPHHHPQPEIYFYKFLPENGFGFSELGEDAYRTKQNDTLLITEGLTHSQAASPGHAIYYLWVIRHLEKNRYVSPVFVDEYKWLMNESAVIWPDKKS; from the coding sequence ATGATTATCAGGCAGGTCTCAGGGTTCAAAAATGGTTACAACGAGATAACCGCTTCAGGACGTATATATCCACAGATGCTGATGGATTTCGGAATACTGAAGCTTATGAAAGGCGGCTCTTTCGGGGATGATTCTAAATCCGAGAAGGCGTATCTGCTGTTAGCGGGAGAGATAAATCTGCAATGGGGAAAAGACAGCCGTTTAATAAGAAGAGGAAGCTGTTTTGATGAAAATCCATGGTGCCTTCATGTAAGCGAAAATACCCGGGTTAATATTGAAGCGCTTGATGAATCCGAGATCGCAATAATCCGCACGGAAAATAAAACGGTATTTGAGCCCAAGCTTTATGAACCAGCCGGATGCAGTGTCGAGGAAAGGGGCAAGGGAACAATGAGGGAGACATCGACCAGGCTTGTAAAGACCATATTCGACAATTCCAATGCACCTTATTCAAACCTTGTTCTTGGTGAAGTTATAGGTTTTCCCGGTAAATGGTCCAGCTATCCGCCTCATCACCACCCGCAGCCCGAAATATATTTTTACAAGTTTCTGCCTGAAAACGGATTCGGATTTTCCGAACTCGGCGAAGATGCTTACAGGACAAAACAGAACGATACGCTTCTGATTACAGAAGGTCTTACGCATTCTCAGGCGGCGTCGCCGGGCCATGCGATATATTATTTATGGGTGATAAGGCATCTTGAGAAAAACCGTTATGTATCGCCTGTTTTTGTCGATGAATATAAATGGCTGATGAATGAGAGTGCCGTTATCTGGCCGGATAAAAAGTCATAG
- the iolG gene encoding inositol 2-dehydrogenase, which yields MKKISVGIIGAGRIGKVHTQTIINNIPDVTVKYVADVFEGSREWVERLGNVVFTTDSGRIMNDDDINAVLICTSTDTHVKYIIEAARAKKHIFCEKPVDHDIERILEAKKAVEENNVKFMIGFNRRFDHNFMAVKRHIDSGAAGRIYFINITSRDPDAPPISYIKVSGGMFMDMTIHDFDMARFLAGSEVKEVYAKGAVFVDPAIGDAGDIDSAVIILTFENGVIATINNCRKASYGYDQRVEVLGSKAGIEISNDTPSTVVLSNETGVVSEKPLHFFMDRYIEAYANEIKQFIDAIANDRETPTGMIDGLKSVEIAKAAKKSVETGLPVKM from the coding sequence ATGAAAAAGATTTCAGTCGGGATAATCGGCGCGGGAAGAATAGGGAAAGTCCACACGCAGACCATTATCAACAACATTCCCGATGTTACGGTGAAGTATGTGGCCGATGTATTCGAAGGCTCGAGGGAATGGGTGGAGAGGCTTGGCAATGTTGTTTTTACAACTGACTCGGGCCGGATCATGAACGATGACGATATTAACGCCGTTCTTATATGCACCTCAACCGATACCCATGTGAAATATATAATCGAGGCAGCAAGGGCCAAAAAGCATATATTCTGTGAGAAGCCGGTTGACCACGATATCGAGAGGATTCTTGAAGCGAAAAAGGCGGTTGAAGAAAACAATGTGAAGTTCATGATAGGCTTCAACCGGCGGTTCGACCACAATTTCATGGCGGTGAAGAGGCATATCGATTCCGGCGCCGCAGGCAGGATATATTTCATAAACATAACATCGCGCGATCCGGATGCCCCTCCCATCAGCTATATAAAGGTCTCGGGGGGCATGTTCATGGACATGACGATACATGATTTCGATATGGCGCGGTTTCTCGCGGGATCGGAAGTCAAGGAAGTGTATGCGAAAGGGGCCGTGTTCGTTGACCCTGCAATCGGAGATGCCGGCGATATCGACAGCGCGGTCATCATACTTACATTCGAAAACGGGGTGATAGCTACGATTAACAACTGCAGGAAAGCATCCTACGGATATGACCAGAGGGTGGAGGTTCTTGGATCGAAGGCGGGTATCGAGATATCGAACGATACCCCGTCAACGGTAGTTCTCAGCAACGAGACTGGCGTGGTTTCAGAGAAGCCACTTCATTTCTTCATGGACAGGTACATCGAGGCATATGCCAATGAGATAAAGCAATTCATCGATGCCATAGCCAATGACAGGGAAACACCCACAGGAATGATCGACGGGCTCAAGTCGGTCGAGATTGCAAAGGCGGCTAAAAAGTCGGTCGAAACAGGCCTGCCGGTGAAGATGTAA
- a CDS encoding type II glyceraldehyde-3-phosphate dehydrogenase, which translates to MVKVGVAGYGVIGQRLADGVALQEDMELAGVVDATTSLSVMALKEKGMPYKLYAVNKDAYDLFKSNGIPCEGLMEDLLKKVDIMLDAAPGGIGAKNKELYKKHNVKAVFQGGEKDEVADVFFHGYANYEKGLGQNYLKLTSCNTTGLIRAVDCLDRIWGIEKVAITIVRRVADPGDYHRGLTNALQVDKAPSHQAVDLMTIMPHINATGILVHTPVTHGHFITVVATPKKKLDVNGVIKAFSEHDRIRVVSLKEGFLGNASIFRYARDLGRPRGDLYEICIWKDTVVMSGDDVMFGIHIPQESVTIPETIDAVRAALGMQKERLEAVGMTNKYLGLPSWK; encoded by the coding sequence ATGGTTAAAGTAGGAGTTGCAGGTTACGGTGTGATAGGCCAGAGGCTGGCCGATGGAGTGGCCCTCCAGGAAGACATGGAGCTTGCCGGTGTCGTCGATGCGACGACAAGCCTTTCCGTCATGGCGCTTAAGGAAAAGGGCATGCCGTACAAGCTGTATGCCGTCAATAAGGACGCCTATGATCTTTTCAAATCAAACGGAATCCCCTGCGAGGGGCTCATGGAGGACCTGCTGAAAAAGGTCGATATAATGCTCGATGCGGCGCCCGGAGGGATTGGGGCAAAAAACAAGGAACTTTACAAGAAACACAATGTCAAGGCTGTTTTCCAGGGCGGTGAAAAGGACGAAGTGGCGGATGTATTTTTTCACGGCTACGCAAACTATGAGAAAGGCCTCGGCCAGAATTATCTGAAGCTTACTTCATGCAACACCACCGGCCTCATCCGGGCGGTCGACTGCCTTGACCGCATATGGGGAATAGAAAAGGTTGCTATAACAATAGTCAGAAGGGTAGCCGACCCAGGCGACTACCACAGGGGACTGACGAATGCCCTGCAGGTGGATAAGGCACCGAGCCACCAGGCTGTCGATCTGATGACCATAATGCCGCACATAAACGCAACCGGCATACTTGTACATACACCGGTGACGCACGGCCATTTCATTACCGTTGTTGCGACACCCAAAAAGAAACTCGATGTCAATGGCGTTATAAAGGCCTTCAGCGAACATGACAGGATAAGGGTCGTCAGCCTCAAGGAAGGTTTTCTCGGAAATGCGTCCATCTTCAGATACGCGCGTGATCTTGGAAGGCCGAGAGGCGATCTTTATGAAATATGCATATGGAAAGATACGGTGGTGATGTCAGGCGATGATGTAATGTTCGGAATACATATACCTCAGGAATCAGTTACCATACCCGAGACGATTGATGCCGTAAGGGCCGCACTCGGAATGCAGAAGGAAAGGCTCGAAGCGGTCGGGATGACGAATAAGTATCTGGGGCTTCCGAGCTGGAAATAA
- a CDS encoding tartrate dehydrogenase: protein MKRYRIATIPGDGIGIEVMNEGIKVLKAIEKRFDLKFRTENYEWGCEYYLKHGRMMDEDGLDRLKKYDAILLGAVGFPGVPDHISLRDLLLKIRQGFNQYINYRPVKLLDAEFCPVKNKTPKDIDIVFIRENREGEYSGAGAILNQGKDDEMALQTGVFTRRNTEKVMRYAFEVARKRKRQNRLTSITKSNALNYSMVFWDRVFAEVAKDYPKIRTNSFHVDAAAMFMVQKPEMFDVVVASNLFGDILTDLGAALQGGLGFAAGANINPEGEFPSMFEPVHGSAPDIAGKGLANPIAMVWTIELMLEHLGEHNAAGCVLDAIRKLIKNRESLTADMGGSAKTSEVGDMICRIIKEG, encoded by the coding sequence ATGAAGAGATACAGGATAGCTACCATCCCGGGAGATGGAATCGGGATCGAGGTAATGAACGAAGGGATAAAGGTCCTTAAAGCCATCGAGAAACGTTTCGATCTCAAATTCAGAACGGAAAACTACGAATGGGGTTGCGAATATTATCTCAAACACGGCCGTATGATGGATGAGGACGGGCTCGACAGGCTCAAAAAGTACGATGCCATCCTGCTCGGGGCAGTGGGGTTTCCTGGAGTTCCAGACCATATTTCCCTGAGAGACCTGCTTTTGAAAATAAGACAGGGGTTCAACCAGTATATAAACTACAGGCCCGTGAAGCTTCTTGATGCAGAATTCTGTCCTGTAAAGAACAAAACCCCGAAAGACATCGATATTGTTTTTATCAGGGAGAACAGGGAAGGGGAGTACTCCGGGGCAGGAGCCATCCTCAATCAGGGCAAGGACGACGAGATGGCCTTGCAGACAGGCGTCTTCACAAGAAGAAACACCGAGAAAGTCATGCGTTACGCATTCGAGGTTGCGAGGAAAAGAAAGAGGCAGAACAGGCTCACAAGCATCACGAAATCAAATGCGCTCAATTACAGCATGGTGTTCTGGGACAGGGTATTTGCCGAAGTGGCGAAAGACTATCCGAAAATAAGGACGAATTCATTCCACGTGGATGCGGCTGCAATGTTCATGGTACAGAAGCCGGAAATGTTCGACGTGGTTGTGGCCTCGAACCTCTTCGGTGATATACTGACCGACCTCGGAGCAGCTCTTCAGGGTGGGCTGGGATTCGCAGCAGGAGCAAATATCAATCCTGAAGGTGAGTTTCCTTCCATGTTCGAACCCGTCCACGGTTCGGCGCCGGACATCGCTGGCAAGGGTCTTGCCAATCCCATAGCCATGGTGTGGACCATCGAACTGATGCTGGAGCACCTGGGCGAGCACAATGCCGCCGGATGCGTGCTTGATGCGATAAGGAAACTCATAAAGAACAGGGAGAGTCTGACCGCAGATATGGGAGGCAGTGCAAAGACTTCAGAAGTTGGAGACATGATTTGCCGGATTATCAAGGAGGGATGA
- a CDS encoding DUF362 domain-containing protein, producing MSMTRRDFIKSSAAASGLAAGFYPILSCYAKTQPNQNQFLKAPPFPKSNTTSKVFIEGVIRNPAIPLIETALRNAAESATDFSWLSKDDSVLIKPVNNSGGKYPATTHPESIAFMIKLLREKGAGRVIVSDMAGVQHVKLTKNSLKGSTRNLMKKNGIFQSAVSAGAEVYFPEETGWDAFFEDGPQKGTCWKNGIMVPKILNEVDHIILMPRASRHVLAGCTLGLKAAVGYIRHDSRLEYHHDASTFFEKHVGINTVPAIRNRLRLVITTATKMFITFGPDTGKVYEPETGLVIASTDITAHDMVSHAWLDMGRDKDPAGCPLIITDPHENADWTVDMMNRAVVYMLGGISEARTAQVLKRHGSGSIWNDPTLNAAFRIFGTIPDISLLNPTGLIPEEIMKQLEARVSVV from the coding sequence ATGAGTATGACCCGGCGTGATTTTATAAAAAGCTCGGCCGCTGCTTCGGGGCTTGCAGCAGGCTTTTATCCGATATTGTCATGTTATGCAAAGACGCAGCCGAATCAGAACCAGTTCCTGAAGGCACCACCTTTTCCAAAGAGCAATACAACTTCAAAGGTCTTCATCGAAGGCGTGATAAGAAATCCTGCAATCCCGTTAATCGAAACGGCACTGAGAAACGCCGCCGAATCCGCTACGGATTTTTCATGGCTAAGTAAAGACGATTCGGTTCTTATAAAACCTGTCAACAACTCGGGTGGGAAATATCCGGCCACCACTCATCCCGAAAGCATCGCGTTCATGATAAAACTCCTCAGGGAAAAAGGTGCAGGAAGGGTGATTGTAAGCGACATGGCTGGCGTCCAGCATGTAAAGCTCACAAAAAATTCCCTTAAAGGTTCAACAAGAAATCTGATGAAGAAAAACGGCATCTTCCAGTCGGCTGTCTCGGCGGGGGCCGAGGTGTATTTTCCTGAAGAAACAGGCTGGGACGCTTTTTTCGAGGACGGGCCTCAAAAAGGCACATGCTGGAAGAACGGCATCATGGTGCCGAAAATTTTAAATGAAGTCGATCATATCATCCTTATGCCTAGGGCATCACGCCATGTCCTGGCCGGATGCACCCTGGGATTGAAGGCTGCGGTAGGTTACATCAGGCATGATTCCCGGCTCGAATACCATCACGACGCTTCAACATTCTTTGAAAAGCATGTCGGAATCAACACAGTGCCGGCAATCAGAAACAGGTTAAGGCTTGTAATCACGACGGCAACGAAAATGTTCATCACATTCGGGCCTGATACCGGCAAGGTCTATGAACCTGAAACAGGGCTCGTCATCGCTTCGACCGATATAACCGCCCACGATATGGTGAGCCATGCATGGCTTGACATGGGCAGGGATAAAGACCCGGCAGGCTGCCCTCTTATTATTACAGACCCGCATGAAAACGCGGACTGGACCGTTGATATGATGAACAGGGCGGTCGTCTATATGCTGGGAGGCATCAGTGAGGCAAGAACCGCGCAGGTCCTGAAACGGCATGGATCAGGTTCCATATGGAATGACCCCACACTGAATGCCGCATTCAGGATATTCGGTACAATCCCTGACATCTCTCTGCTGAATCCTACAGGTTTGATCCCGGAAGAAATCATGAAGCAGCTTGAAGCCAGGGTATCGGTCGTGTAG